A genomic stretch from Triplophysa dalaica isolate WHDGS20190420 chromosome 4, ASM1584641v1, whole genome shotgun sequence includes:
- the si:ch211-102c2.4 gene encoding uncharacterized protein si:ch211-102c2.4 — MMILLTTILLMMITGHSTSEYVQSLRCNFEHKNNVSDRIWCRRDDQNENCCTGFSFKPGVKTLEDNKILVNEDEKSFVVSMLTLTHGEGVYWCGLMDKDKKSIIKLNQKHFYDPMDFIWSILRWIIFILLALMFISINIYINKKYGNEENTYEDIRMRVKE; from the exons ATGATGATCCTATTAACAACCATTTTACTAATGATGATAACAG GACACAGTACATCTGAATATGTTCAGAGTCTTCGCTGTAACTTTGAGCATAAGAACAATGTGTCTGACAGAATATGGTGCAGGAGAGATGACCAGAACGAAAACTGCTGTACAGGATTTTCATTTAAGCCAGGTGTCAAAACTTTAGAAGATAATAAAATACTAGTTAATGAAGACGAAAAGTCGTTTGTTGTGTCCATGTTAACATTGACTCATGGAGAGGGAGTCTACTGGTGCGGGTTGATGGATAAAGACAAGAAATCCATTATTAAACTGAACCAGAAGCACTTTTACG ATCCAATGGATTTTATCTGGTCCATACTCCGCtggattatatttattttgcttgctTTGATGTTCATctcaattaacatttatataaaca AGAAATATGGAAATGAAGAA AACACATACGAAGACATTAGGATGCGGGTGAAGGAATAA
- the imp4 gene encoding U3 small nucleolar ribonucleoprotein protein IMP4, producing the protein MLRREVRLRKEYLYRKAQEDRLRTIEEKKQKVKSALDENRLIPTEVRKEALELQKLLEFDDEGGEGVSSHMDDEYKWAGVEDPKIMVTTSRDPSSRLKMFSKEMKLMFPGAQRMNRGNHEVKTLVHACKANNVTDLVIIHETRGQPDGLVVSHLPFGPTAYFTMYNVVMRHDVPDIGTMSEAYPHLIFHNFSSRLGRRASNILKYLFPVPKEDSKRVITFANKDDFISFRHHTYKKTDHKNIELTEVGPRFEMKLYMIKLGTLENENTAEIEWRRHFYTRTSKKRKFLSVD; encoded by the exons ATG CTGCGGCGAGAGGTGAGACTGAGGAAAGAATACCTGTATAGAAAAGCTCAGGAGGACAGATTGCGAACCATCGAAGAGAAGAAACAAAAGGTCAAATCTGCTTTAGATG aaaatcGTCTTATACCCACTGAGGTTCGGAAAGAGGCTTTAGAATTACAGAAACTATTGGAGTTTGATGATGAGGGTGGGGAAG GTGTCAGCTCTCATATGGATGATGAGTACAAATGGGCCGGAGTGGAGGACCCTAAAATCATGgtcacaacatccagagacccGAGCTCGAGACTCAAGATGTTTTCCAAA GAAATGAAGCTTATGTTCCCAGGGGCCCAGCGAATGAATAGAGGAAACCATGAGGTTAAAACATTAGTGCATGCTTGCAAAGCCAATAACGTCACTGACCTTGTCATCATCCACGAAACAAGAGGCCAGCCAG ATGGTTTGGTGGTATCTCATCTTCCTTTTGGACCAACAGCCTACTTCACCATGTATAATGTGGTGATGAGACATGATGTCCCAGACATTGGCACCATGTCTGAGGCCTACCCTCACCTGATATTTCACAACTTCTCATCACGTCTTGGCAGAAGG GCATCTAACATCCTGAAGTATTTGTTTCCTGTACCCAAAGAGGATAGCAAACGTGTCATAACGTTCGCAAATAAAGATGACTTTATCTCTTTCAG ACACCACACCTACAAGAAAACAGACCACAAGAACATTGAGTTGACAGAAGTTGGTCccagatttgaaatgaaat tgTACATGATCAAGCTGGGCACACTGGAGAATGAGAATACCGCAGAAATTGAATGGCGTCGTCATTTTTACACACGCACTTCCAAGAAGAGGAAATTCTTGAGTGTAGATTAA